One genomic window of Cannabis sativa cultivar Pink pepper isolate KNU-18-1 chromosome 2, ASM2916894v1, whole genome shotgun sequence includes the following:
- the LOC115719475 gene encoding uncharacterized protein LOC115719475, translating into MPLLKRKPYSLAETPEDLEPNELIFQVRFTKEIFTDYNEYLNKINLYRRRVWTCKVTGKTNLTYEEALVSEKRANEKVQQFPKEIVVPALRIIQYSMLSMRELAQTLAAKLQDNVFVGAELYARKDNNNNEYLCRVLKIMEEGDAVRYRVAWLDGDKKVVGNSTLDKKDLIQKKLPFTRDVWKSFIRESTYRNAPWVLHEKLAQKHGISTAIPEELRGKFFLQNGLVVAYNKKRKNIEDVGDQPSVEPIKYPIDDLLVQPGEDDPVFTDRPVPSRDFNVPMECVGDLLLIWDFCSSFGRLLHLSPYSLEDFENAICHKESNAVLLVETHAALLRLLMNDGTGKYLMAIRKRNRTCKITLITWTEYLCDMLEMIDIPELVSCTSTIKRGHYGLLDTCLKLGILRELIDQVVETCIFRETMDEFVEQRHLLGASKREEALEEGRKIREAKGQLKTEPDVNGVTNSECVENTSANGFHTKQYGNKVKKIKGEDSPSEHEQDDAQGKSESKKLDTSSKKMAKKLNVDVNTPTENGKDSIKKEPMKQLENGQKGAVKRNIQQRRMYYEREMEKRIIRTSPLGKDKDYNRYWWFRREERIFVESSDSKEWGYYSSKDELDALMGSLNCKGERECALKKHLDHLYVKISTQLQEKTKDLMHSMALEEAVVRRSTRVRAPPRENRANAFTRYVNKWKEE; encoded by the exons ATGCCCTTGTTAAAAAGAAAACCTTATTCATTGGCAGAAACGCCTGAGGATCTTGAACCAAATGAGCTCATATTCCAAGTTCGTTTTACAAAAGAGATATTCACTGATTATAA TGAGTACTTGAACAAGATTAATCTATACCGTCGAAGAGTTTGGACGTGCAAGGTCACTGGGAAGACTAACTTGACTTATGAAGAAGCTTTGGTTTCAGAAAAACGTGCTAATGAGAAGGTGCAACAGTTCCCTAAAGAAATTGTGGTACCTGCACTGCGAATCATCCAATACA GTATGCTTTCAATGAGAGAGCTTGCTCAAACCTTAGCTGCAAAGTTGCAAGACAATGTCTTTGTGGGTGCTGAACTGTATGCAAGGaaggataataataataacgaaTATTTATGCAGAGTTTTGAAAATTATGGAGGAAGGTGATGCAGTTAGATATAGGGTAGCATGGCTCGATGGGGACAAGAAAGTTGTTGGGAATTCAACTTTGGATAAAAAAGATTTGATACAAAAGAAGCTGCCTTTTACTAGAGATGTTTGGAAATCGTTTATTCGGGAATCAACATACAGAAATGCTCCTTGGGTTCTTCACGAGAAACTGGCACAAAAACATGGAATCTCAACTGCAATTCCTGAGGAGTTGAGAGGCAAATTTTTCTTGCAGAACGGGCTAGTAGTAGCGTACAATAAGAAACGAAAGAATATTGAG GATGTAGGCGATCAGCCAAGTGTGGAACCTATCAAATATCCAATCGATGACCTGTTGGTGCAGCCCGGCGAGGATGATCCAGTCTTTACTGATCGACCCGTTCCATCAAGGGACTTCAATGTTCCCATGGAATGTGTTGGAGATCTCTTATTAATCTGGGACTTTTGTTCATCTTTTGGTCGGTTGTTGCACTTGTCCCCTTACTCTCTTGAAGATTTTGAAAATGCTATCTGTCACAAGGAAAGCAATGCCGTTCTTCTTGTGGAAACTCACGCTGCTCTTCTGCGGTTGCTTATGAACGATGGTACTGGCAAGTATTTAATGGCAATAAGGAAACGAAATCGGACTTGCAAG ATTACATTAATAACCTGGACAGAGTATTTGTGTGATATGTTAGAGATGATTGACATTCCTGAATTAGTTAGTTGCACATCAACTATTAAAAGGGGGCATTATGGCCTTTTAGATACTTGTTTAAAATTAGGAATTCTTCGGGAATTGATCGATCAGGTGGTTGAGACATGTATTTTTAGAGAGACAATGGATGAGTTTGTTGAACAAAGGCATCTTTTAGGGGCTTCCAAAAGGGAGGAAGCTTTGGAAGAAGGGAGAAAGATAAGAGAAGCGAAAGGACAATTGAAAACCGAGCCAGATGTCAATGGAGTGACAAATTCAGAGTGTGTAGAAAACACGTCAGCTAATGGTTTTCACACAAAGCAGTACGGGAAcaaagttaagaaaataaagggtGAGGACTCTCCATCGGAACATGAACAGGATGATGCACAGGGCAAGAG TGAGAGCAAGAAATTAGATACCTCATCGAAGAAGATGGCCAAGAAACTTAATGTGGATGTGAATACACCAACAGAAAACGGCAAAGACTCTATTAAGAAGGAACCAATGAAACAGTTGGAGAATGGCCAAAAAGGAGCTGTGAAAAGAAATATACAACAAAGA AGAATGTATTATGAGCGGGAGATGGAGAAACGGATTATACGCACCAGCCCTTTGGGTAAAGACAAAGATTATAATAGGTATTGGTGGTTTCGACGTGAAGAGAGAATATTTGTGGAGAGTTCTGATTCCAAGGAGTGGGGATACTACAGTAGCAAGGATGAG CTTGATGCATTGATGGGTTCTCTAAACTGCAAGGGCGAGAGAGAGTGTGCGCTAAAAAAGCATCTCGATCATCTTTACGTGAAAATAAG TACCCAACTGCAAGAGAAAACAAAGGACCTGATGCACAGCATGGCATTGGAAGAGGCTGTTGTGCGAAGATCCACACGCGTACGAGCTCCGCCAAGGGAAAACCGAGCTAATGCCTTCACAAGGTATGTTAACAAATGGAAGGaagagtga
- the LOC115718469 gene encoding ABC transporter D family member 1, translated as MPSLQLLQLTEHGRGFLASRRKTLLLATGIVFAGGAAAYVQSRYSSRKHDSLGHYNGLQTNSEDKAVKRNTDKKGGLKSLKVLAAILLSRMGHMGARDLLSLVAIVALRTALSNRLAKVQGFLFRAAFLRRVPLFFRLISENILLCFLLSSMHSTSKYITGTLSLRFRNILTKLIHSHYFENMAYYKLSHVDGRITNPEQRIASDVPRFCSELSEIVQDDLIAVTDGVLYTWRLCSYASPKYVFWILAYVLGAGTLIRNFSPAFGKLMSKEQQLEGEYRQLHSRLRTHAESIAFYGGESREESHIKQKFQSLVRHMRVVLHEHWWFGMIQDFLLKYLGATVAVILIIEPFFAGDLRPDTSTLGRAEMLSNLRYHTSVIISLFQSLGTLSISARKLNRLSGYADRIHELLAISRELSIGNDKSLTKISQSRNYFSEANFIEFDGVRVVTPTGNTLVDNLTLKVETGSNLLITGPNGSGKSSLFRVLGGLWPLVSGHISKPGVGSDLNKEIFYVPQRPYTAVGTLRDQLIYPLTVDEEVEPLTRDGMVELLRNVDLEYLLDRYPPEEEINWGDELSLGEQQRLGMARLFYHKPKFAILDECTSAVTTDMEERFCAKVRAMGTSCITISHRPALVAFHDVVLSLDGEGGWSVHYKREDSSVHEEDGINTLNSSESHRQNDAMVVKRAFASSGKDSAFSNSKQQSYIAEVIAASPSADHAVSLPVFPQLRGAPRMLPLRVFAMFRVLIPTVFDKQGAQLLAVALLVVSRTLISDRIASLNGTTVKYVLEQDKAAFVRLIGVSVLQSAASSFIAPSLRHLTARLALGWRIRLTKHLLTNYLRKNAFYKVFNMSSKNIDADQRLTHDLEKLTTDLSGLVTGMVKPTVDILWFTWRMKLLTGQRGVGILYAYMLLGLGFLRAVTPEFGDLASQEQQLEGTFRFMHERLRTHAESVAFFGGGAREKAMVEYKFRELLDHSLTLLKKKWMFGILDDFITKQLPHNVTWGLSLLYAMEHKGDRALISTQGELAHALRFLASVVSQSFLAFGDILELHRKFVELSGGVNRIFELEELLDAAQSGDPNANAGSSAERRHLYSEDAISFSEVDIVTPGQKLLARKLTCDISPGKSLLVTGPNGSGKSSVFRALRGLWPIMSGRLTQPSQHVTEEVGSGCGVFYVPQRPYTCLGTLRDQIIYPLSQREAELRALQLYGKGKESTDTKNILDMQLKTILENVRLNYLLEREGSGWDANLNWEDILSLGEQQRLGMARLFFHKPKFGILDECTNATSVDVEEHLYRLAKEMGITVVTSSQRPALIPFHSVELRLIDGEGNWELRSIKQ; from the exons ATGCCTTCTCTGCAATTATTGCAGTTAACGGAGCATGGTCGGGGATTTTTGGCTTCAAGGAG GAAAACTTTATTACTAGCTACTGGCATTGTCTTTGCTGGTGGTGCTGCTGCTTATGTGCAATCAAGGTATAGCTCTAGAAAACATGATTCTTTGGGTCACTACAATGGTCTCCAAACGAATTCAGAGGATAAAGCTGTCAAGAGAAATACTGATAAAAAAGGGGGACTTAAGTCACTCAAAGTACTGGCTGCAATTCTATTGTCAAGAATGGGTCACATGGGTGCTAGAGATCTTTTATCTTTAGTTGCAATAGTG GCGTTGCGTACTGCTTTGAGCAATAGACTAGCAAAAGTTCAAGGGTTTCTATTTCGTGCGGCTTTCCTTCGACGTGTGCCATTATTTTTTCGGCTGATCTCTGAGAATATTTTGTTATGTTTTCTTCTTTCATCCATGCATTCTACTTCAAAGTATATAACAGGGACCTTAAGCCTGCGGTTCAGAAATATTTTGACAAAACTTATCCATTCTCATTACTTTGAG AACATGGCATATTACAAATTATCACATGTAGATGGCCGAATAACAAATCCAGAACAAAGAATTGCTAGTGACGTACCGAGGTTTTGTTCAGAGTTGAGTGAAATTGTACAAGATGATTTAATTGCAGTCACTGATGGTGTGCTTTATACGTGGCGCTTGTGTTCGTATGCAAGCCCAAAATATGTCTTTTGGATTTTG GCATATGTACTAGGTGCAGGCACACTGATAAGAAACTTCTCTCCTGCTTTTGGAAAATTAATGTCCAAAGAGCAACAGTTGGAAGGAGAATATCGACAGCTTCATTCAAGGTTAAGGACCCATGCAGAAAGTATTGCATTTTATGGGGGAGAAAGTAGAGAAGAATCTCACATTAAGCAGAAATTTCAATCATTAGTTAGGCATATGAGAGTAGTTCTTCATGAACATTGGTGGTTTGGAATGATTCAGGACTTTTTACTTAAGTATCTTGGTGCTACTGTTGCCGTTATCCTGATTATTGAGCCCTTCTTTGCGGGCGATTTGAGGCCTGACACATCAACATTAGGGCGTGCAGAGATGTTAAGCAATCTTAGATATCACACTAGCGTTATAATTTCACTATTCCAGTCTCTTGGAACACTTTCTATAAGTGCAAGAAAACTTAATCGTCTcag TGGTTATGCAGACCGTATCCACGAGTTATTGGCCATTTCAAGGGAACTAAGTATTGGTAATGATAAATCTCTGACGAAAATATCTCAGAGTAGAAATTACTTTAGTGAAGCTAACTTCATTGAGTTTGATGGTGTCAGG GTTGTTACTCCTACTGGCAATACCTTGGTGGATAATTTGACACTTAAAGTTGAAACGGGATCTAATCTTCTTATTACAG GTCCAAATGGTAGTGGAAAGAGCTCACTGTTCCGAGTTCTAGGAGGTCTGTGGCCCCTAGTATCTGGTCACATATCAAAACCTGGGGTTGGTTCTGATCTCAATAAAGAGATATTTTATGTGCCACAAAGACCGTATACAGCTGTAGGAACGCTTCGCGACCAGTTAATTTATCCTCTTACTGTGGATGAGGAGGTTGAACCGCTCACTCGTGATGGAATGGTGGAGCTATTAAGAAAT GTTGACCTAGAGTATCTGTTAGATCGTTATCCACCTGAAGAGGAGATAAATTGGGGTGATGAACTTTCACTCGGAGAGCAACAAAGATTGGGGATGGCCAGACTATTCTATCATAAACCTAAATTTGCAATTCTTGATGAGTGCACAAGTGCTGTCACAACTGATATGGAGGAACGCTTTTGTGCTAAGGTTAGAGCAATGGGAACATCATGCATTACCATCTCTCATCGTCCAGCTCTAGTTGCATTTCATGACGTGGTCTTGTCATTGGATGGTGAAGGAGGCTGGAGTGTTCACTACAAAAG GGAGGATTCTTCAGTCCATGAGGAGGATGGAATTAATACACTGAATTCTTCTGAGTCACATCGTCAAAACGATGCTATGGTAGTTAAACGAGCATTTGCCTCAAGTGgaaag GATTCTGCATTCTCAAATTCAAAGCAACAATCTTACATTGCTGAGGTCATAGCTGCTTCTCCCTCTGCGGATCATGCTGTTTCTTTGCCAGTTTTTCCACAACTCCGTGGAGCACCAAGGATGCTGCCATTGAGAGTATTTGCCATGTTCAGAGTACTG ATTCCCACAGTGTTTGATAAACAAGGAGCACAATTACTTGCAGTTGCTTTGCTTGTTGTATCAAGAACATTGATTTCTGATCGTATTGCCTCATTAAATG GAACCACTGTGAAATACGTTCTGGAGCAGGATAAGGCAGCCTTTGTTCGTTTAATTGGTGTTAGTGTGCTTCAGAGTGCAGCATCTTCATTCATTGCACCTTCTTTGAG GCACTTGACAGCGAGACTTGCTTTGGGATGGAGAATTCGATTGACTAAACACTTACTGACAAATTATCTGAGAAAGAATGCCTTCTACAAG GTCTTCAACATGTCTAGTAAAAATATTGATGCTGATCAGAGATTAACTCATGACCTGGAAAAGTTAACAACTGATTTGTCAGGATTGGTTACTGGAATGGTGAAGCCAACTGTGGACATTCTTTG GTTTACCTGGAGGATGAAGCTTTTAACAGGTCAGAGGGGAGTTGGTATATTGTATGCATACATGTTACTGGGGCTAGGTTTTCTTAGAGCTGTTACCCCCGAGTTCGGTGACTTGGCTAGTCAAGAACAACAGCTTGAAGGAACCTTCAG GTTCATGCATGAAAGATTACGCACACATGCTGAATCAGTAGCTTTCTTTGGAGGTGGTGCTCGAGAAAAAGCT ATGGTTGAATACAAATTCAGAGAGCTTCTTGATCATTCCTTGACACTTTTGAAGAAGAAGTGGATGTTCGGTATATTGGATGATTTCATAACAAAGCAACTTCCACACAATGTGACTTGGGGATTGAGCTTGCTATATGCCATGGAACACAAAGGAGACAGAGCCTTAATATCCACTCAAG GTGAACTGGCTCATGCATTGCGATTCTTGGCCTCTGTTGTATCACAGAGCTTTTTAGCTTTTGGTGACATTCTCGAATTGCATCGGAAGTTTGTTGAACTTTCTGGTGGGGTCAATCGAATTTTTGAACTTGAAGAGCTTCTAGATGCTGCACAGTCCG GAGATCCTAATGCCAATGCTGGATCATCAGCTGAAAGGAGACATCTTTACTCTGAGGATGCCATTAGCTTCTCTGAAGTTGACATTGTTACCCCTGGGCAGAAATTGTTGGCTCGGAAATTGACATGTGACATATCACCTGGAAAAAGCCTGCTTGTTACTG GTCCAAACGGGAGTGGAAAAAGTTCTGTTTTCAGAGCTCTTAGAGGTCTTTGGCCCATCATGAGTGGAAGGCTCACTCAACCATCCCAACATGTCACTGAAGAGGTCGGGTCAGGTTGTGGTGTGTTCTATGTTCCTCAGCGACCATACACTTGCTTGGGAACGCTTAGGGATCAAATAATATATCCTCTCTCACAGAGGGAAGCAGAATTGAGGGCATTGCAGCTCTATGGGAAAG GTAAAGAGTCTACCGACACCAAAAACATTCTGGACATGCAATTGAAAACTATTCTAGAAAATGTTAGATTGAATTATCTTTTGGAAAGGGAGGGAAGTGGTTGGGATGCTAATTTGAATTGGGAGGATATTCTTTCCCTTGGAGAACAACAGAGATTAGGAATG GCCCGCTTATTTTTCCACAAGCCTAAATTTGGAATCCTCGACGAGTGTACAAA CGCCACGAGTGTAGACGTTGAAGAACATCTTTATAGACTTGCAAAGGAGATGGGTATTACAGTAGTTACATCCTCACAA CGTCCCGCTTTAATACCATTCCACTCTGTGGAATTGCGGCTTATCGACGGTGAGGGTAACTGGGAATTACGTTCAATCAAGCAATGA
- the LOC115719327 gene encoding TOM1-like protein 5, translating into MAAELVHSATSEKLPEIDWTKNIQICELVAHDQKQAKDAVKAIKKRLGSKHTNTQLYAVLLLEMLMNNIGDNIHKQVIDTGILPILVKIVKKKSDLPVRERIFLLLDATQTSLGGASGKYPQYYNAYYELVSAGVQFSQRPPAVTSNHPTSQPNHNNNLPNGEVTASRHETRALQAEPQEVPESSIIQKASNALEVLKEVLDAVDSQHPEGAKDEFTLDLVEQCAFQKQRVMHLVMASRDEKVVSRAIELNEQLQKVLARHDALLSAKPSSTVNHVRPETTGNRLRSEEAEEEEEAEQLFRRLRKGKACARPEDEELPVERPHMGLLGSSIPGEMLNRPLIRPLSLEPSRESNGHGGGSPLIRAPPPPPPLSSEPSQELLNGHGGGGVAIPPPPSKHMEREKFFQENKLDGLPGHIRGLSLHSRNASSSRSGSIDSSE; encoded by the exons ATGGCGGCTGAACTTGTCCATTCTGCCACAAGTGAGAAACTACCTGAAATTGATTGGACAAAGAACATCCAAATCTGCGAATTGGTGGCTCACGATCAAAA ACAAGCTAAAGACGCAGTCAAAGCTATCAAGAAACGATTAGGCAGTAAACACACAAATACTCAGCTCTATGCTGTTTTG TTGCTGGAGATGTTAATGAATAATATTGGAGACAATATTCATAAGCAGGTTATTGATACAGGGATTCTCCCTATTCTTGTCAAGATAGTCAAGAAGAAG TCAGATTTGCCAGTACGAGAGCGTATATTTCTCCTTCTAGATGCAACACAAACATCTCTTGGGGGTGCTTCTGGAAAATATCCTCAGTACTACAATGCTTATTATGAGTTAGTG AGTGCGGGAGTGCAGTTTTCCCAAAGGCCTCCCGCAGTTACATCAAATCACCCCACATCACAACCAAATCATAACAACAACTTGCCTAATGGGGAAGTAACAGCATCTAGACATGAAACGCGTGCTCTGCAAGCTGAGCCTCAAGAGGTTCCTGAATCAAG TATCATTCAAAAGGCCAGTAATGCACTGGAGGTGTTGAAAGAAGTTCTTGATGCTGTAGATAGTCAACATCCTGAG GGAGCAAAGGATGAATTTACACTTGATCTTGTAGAACAGTGTGCATTTCAAAAGCAAAGGGTAATGCATCTAGTGATGGCTTCTCG GGATGAGAAGGTGGTATCTCGAGCTATTGAGTTAAATGAGCAGCTCCAGAAGGTTCTTGCAAGACATGATGCTCTCCTTTCAGCTAAGCCTAGTTCAACTGTAAATCATGTGAGACCGGAAACAACTGGGAATCGTTTGAGATCAGAAGAAGCAGAGGAGGAAGAGGAGGCTGAACAACTTTTCAGAAG GTTACGGAAAGGAAAAGCTTGTGCAAGGCCAGAAGATGAAGAGCTGCCAGTAGAACGACCACACATGGGGTTGCTCGGATCATCAATTCCTGGAGAAATGCTGAATCGTCCACTTATAAGACCACTATCTTTGGAACCATCACGTGAATCAAATGGACACGGTGGTGGGAGTCCACTTATACGGGCACCACCACCACCGCCACCACTGTCTTCAGAGCCATCACAAGAATTATTGAACGGACATGGTGGTGGGGGTGTTGCTATTCCACCACCACCATCAAAACACATGGAGAGGGAGAAATTCTTTCAGGAAAACAAATTGGATGGTTTGCCGGGTCATATAAGAGGGCTATCATTGCACAGTCGCAATGCCAGTAGCTCTCGCAGTGGGAGCATAGATTCAAGTGAGTGA